A single region of the Streptomyces sp. NBC_00425 genome encodes:
- a CDS encoding alkene reductase, translating into MLNALWTPTTVGDIPLPHRLVMAPMTRDRSTPEGVPTELNAEYYAQRASHALIVTEGTQPSADGQGYLLTPGIHNDDQIAGWRKVTDAVHAADGRIVIQLMHTGRISHPDNTPHGRQPVAPSAIQPQGAMFTASGPQEMPTPRALSTQEVVATVDDFRRAAAAAVAAGADGVEIHGANGYLVHQFLADNTNRRTDRYGGSVDNRIRFAVEVAAAVADEIGADRTGLRISPGNPYNDIAESDTVELYPALLRALSPLGLAYLHILHAGDEELLGALRALWPTTLILNRAGTDLPTRAKDVDNGTADLVSVGALALANPDLVERLRSDAPLNSPDPKTFYGGGVAGYTDYPTHTV; encoded by the coding sequence ATGCTGAACGCCCTCTGGACGCCGACCACCGTCGGCGACATCCCCCTCCCGCACCGCCTGGTCATGGCCCCCATGACCCGGGACCGCTCCACCCCCGAAGGCGTACCGACCGAGCTCAACGCCGAGTACTACGCCCAGCGGGCCTCGCACGCGCTCATCGTCACCGAGGGGACTCAGCCCTCCGCCGACGGCCAGGGCTACCTCCTCACCCCCGGCATCCACAATGACGATCAGATCGCCGGGTGGCGCAAGGTCACCGACGCCGTGCACGCGGCCGACGGCCGGATCGTCATCCAGCTGATGCACACCGGACGCATCTCCCACCCCGACAACACCCCTCACGGCCGTCAGCCGGTCGCCCCATCGGCGATCCAGCCGCAGGGCGCGATGTTCACCGCGTCCGGGCCCCAGGAGATGCCGACGCCCCGTGCGCTGTCGACGCAGGAGGTCGTGGCGACCGTCGACGACTTCCGCCGCGCCGCAGCGGCCGCCGTCGCGGCAGGCGCCGACGGCGTGGAGATCCACGGCGCCAACGGCTACCTCGTGCACCAGTTCCTCGCCGACAACACCAACCGGCGCACCGACCGCTACGGCGGGTCCGTCGACAACCGCATCCGTTTCGCCGTCGAGGTCGCAGCCGCCGTGGCCGACGAGATCGGCGCCGACCGCACCGGCCTGCGCATCTCCCCCGGCAACCCCTACAACGACATCGCCGAGTCCGACACCGTCGAGCTGTATCCGGCGCTCCTGCGCGCCCTCAGTCCGCTCGGCCTCGCCTACCTCCACATCCTCCACGCGGGTGACGAGGAACTGCTGGGCGCGCTGCGCGCGCTGTGGCCCACCACGCTGATCCTCAACCGGGCCGGCACCGACCTGCCCACCCGCGCCAAGGACGTCGACAACGGCACGGCCGACCTCGTCTCCGTCGGCGCCCTCGCGCTCGCCAACCCGGACCTGGTCGAGCGGCTACGCTCTGACGCGCCGCTGAACAGCCCCGACCCGAAGACCTTCTACGGCGGCGGAGTGGCCGGCTACACCGACTACCCCACCCACACCGTCTGA
- a CDS encoding PIN domain nuclease produces MTVADYLIDTSALARVLLRQNTTDWDDRIGAGLVAICDITELEVLYSARSAADRTRLKAALDAHYAWCPMPDGVYRRSRVVQEQLTAKGEHRSAGPVGLLVAAAAEEAGLTLLHCDHDFDTIARTTGQPVRTIDLRQ; encoded by the coding sequence GTGACCGTCGCCGACTACCTCATCGACACCTCCGCGCTCGCCCGCGTCCTGCTCCGCCAGAACACGACCGACTGGGACGACAGGATCGGCGCCGGCCTCGTCGCGATCTGCGACATCACCGAACTCGAGGTCCTCTACTCAGCCCGTTCGGCCGCAGACCGTACGCGTTTGAAGGCGGCGCTCGACGCCCACTACGCCTGGTGCCCCATGCCGGACGGCGTCTACCGCCGCTCCCGCGTCGTCCAGGAACAGCTGACCGCCAAGGGTGAGCACCGCAGCGCGGGCCCGGTCGGCCTCCTAGTGGCTGCCGCCGCCGAGGAAGCGGGGCTCACACTGCTCCACTGCGACCACGACTTCGACACCATCGCCCGCACCACGGGACAGCCGGTCCGCACGATCGACCTCAGGCAGTAG
- a CDS encoding MarR family winged helix-turn-helix transcriptional regulator gives MPVPTHHTPSTAGEGPMSYAIFQLARAHRARAAAMLREMNLHPGQELLLMQLLDRDGQTQSELLESVGLDHSTVSKSLRRMQDAGLLVREPAEHDRRVMVVHLTDKGRAMREPIAAMWRALEEISARDLSAHQAESFVRVAYAITDAINNRDIAAGESE, from the coding sequence ATGCCCGTCCCTACACACCACACCCCCTCCACGGCCGGCGAGGGGCCGATGAGCTACGCGATCTTCCAGCTCGCCCGCGCTCACCGCGCCCGCGCCGCCGCGATGCTCCGTGAGATGAACCTGCATCCCGGACAGGAACTGCTGCTGATGCAACTCCTCGACCGGGACGGCCAGACCCAGTCCGAACTGCTCGAAAGCGTCGGCCTGGACCACTCCACCGTCTCCAAGTCCCTGCGCCGCATGCAGGACGCCGGCCTGCTCGTGCGCGAGCCGGCCGAACACGACCGGCGCGTCATGGTCGTCCACCTCACCGACAAAGGCCGTGCCATGCGCGAGCCCATCGCTGCCATGTGGCGGGCCCTGGAAGAAATCTCCGCGCGGGACCTGTCGGCGCATCAGGCAGAGTCCTTCGTCCGTGTCGCCTACGCCATCACCGACGCGATCAACAACCGTGACATTGCGGCGGGAGAGTCCGAGTAA
- a CDS encoding DUF418 domain-containing protein, whose amino-acid sequence MTHHPDSPPLTADAPSPELERSEPSTGAGVGRLIGLDLARGLAVFGMYAVHVGPAPAQGGAIGFLMELAQGRSSALFAVLAGFAVALITGRRTPKTGLAGRQAAAKVIIRAVILMVLGTALTLTGTPVVPILAFYGLFFLLVLPLYRLGAKPLALTAAGWALVGPQLLYALKPVVGGRVFLSYGQADGPVSLFFTGGYPALTWVPFVIAGMAVARCDLAATSVRIRLALTGVALAITGYGGSWLAVRLVPGAAEAVRKAEEGPGMSSAPSVSPDSIGIFGDTPAGMLASAPHSEATLSIVAATGVAILVITACLAAMDAFPRLRRLARPVIAVGSMSLTAYVYHIVAIWLLDTEEATVPPLYVLLGFIASVTVLATLWSRFFQRGPLEWLMGRATGIARRIR is encoded by the coding sequence ATGACCCATCACCCGGACTCCCCGCCGCTTACGGCCGACGCGCCGTCCCCCGAACTCGAGCGCAGTGAGCCCTCGACCGGCGCGGGCGTGGGCCGGCTGATCGGGCTGGACCTGGCCCGCGGCCTGGCCGTCTTCGGCATGTACGCGGTCCACGTGGGCCCCGCCCCGGCTCAGGGCGGAGCCATCGGCTTCCTGATGGAACTGGCGCAAGGCCGCTCATCCGCCCTGTTCGCCGTCCTGGCCGGCTTCGCGGTCGCCCTCATCACCGGCCGCCGCACACCGAAGACCGGCCTGGCCGGCCGCCAGGCCGCCGCCAAGGTGATCATCCGGGCCGTGATCCTCATGGTCCTGGGCACCGCTCTGACCCTGACCGGCACCCCGGTCGTGCCGATCCTCGCCTTCTACGGACTGTTCTTCCTGCTCGTACTGCCCCTGTACCGGCTGGGCGCCAAGCCACTGGCGTTGACCGCCGCAGGATGGGCCCTGGTGGGTCCACAGCTGCTGTACGCGCTGAAGCCGGTGGTCGGCGGCCGCGTGTTCCTCTCCTACGGCCAGGCCGACGGCCCCGTCTCACTGTTCTTCACCGGCGGTTATCCGGCCCTGACCTGGGTCCCGTTCGTGATCGCCGGTATGGCTGTCGCCCGCTGCGACCTGGCTGCCACGTCCGTCCGGATACGCCTCGCGCTCACCGGCGTCGCCCTCGCCATCACCGGCTACGGCGGCTCCTGGCTGGCGGTGCGTCTCGTACCCGGTGCCGCCGAAGCCGTCCGGAAAGCCGAAGAGGGGCCGGGCATGTCGTCCGCGCCGTCCGTATCACCCGACAGCATCGGCATCTTCGGCGACACCCCCGCCGGGATGCTGGCCTCAGCTCCGCACAGCGAGGCGACCCTGTCCATCGTGGCCGCCACGGGTGTGGCGATCCTGGTGATCACCGCGTGCCTGGCCGCCATGGACGCCTTCCCCCGCCTGCGCCGCCTGGCCAGGCCCGTCATCGCGGTCGGCTCGATGTCACTGACGGCGTACGTCTACCACATCGTCGCCATCTGGCTCCTGGACACCGAGGAAGCGACCGTCCCGCCCTTGTACGTCCTGCTCGGCTTCATCGCGTCCGTCACCGTCCTCGCCACCCTCTGGTCCCGCTTCTTCCAGCGAGGGCCGCTCGAATGGCTGATGGGCAGGGCGACCGGGATCGCCCGACGCATCCGATAA
- a CDS encoding DUF418 domain-containing protein, which produces MTEIESTKKAPAQPLPAPESATATKRPSSTARLVGVDLARAVAVFGMFAVHVGPFNPFPTSGDGAGTWFVWLASGRASALFATLAGFSMVLIAGRLEPKTGLAGRQAKARIVIRAAILLVVGTALAMTDFGGGVIINYYAVYFLLALPLLRLRARTLATIAVALAVIAPQVAYCLRALLSESIVNTIDSYDPIARLSGVGVLDFLLTGFYPAITWMTFVVTGMALGRLDLSSSAVRRRLAMVGPALIAFGYGLSWLALRWTGGAKEIAAGMPGMEDFDVLKDLGAMQDPGMAEGGFDLPVGSGLWGPDAWGLLAAEPHSGSTFDVVGCLGVAITVILCLTVAVDRLPVLRRLAAPVIAVGTMSLTLYVSHILVILALPGEAVTPPQSASFELLLCFVVGATLFAAIWSRFFHRGPLEYLLNTTTKLANRVR; this is translated from the coding sequence GTGACCGAGATCGAAAGCACCAAGAAGGCGCCTGCCCAGCCCCTACCCGCACCCGAGTCCGCCACAGCGACGAAACGCCCTTCGTCGACCGCACGGTTGGTCGGGGTGGACCTCGCCCGTGCCGTGGCCGTGTTCGGAATGTTCGCCGTGCACGTCGGCCCCTTCAATCCCTTCCCCACCTCCGGCGACGGCGCGGGCACCTGGTTCGTCTGGCTGGCGAGCGGCCGGGCCTCGGCGCTGTTCGCCACCCTCGCCGGATTCTCGATGGTGCTGATAGCCGGCCGCCTGGAGCCGAAGACCGGACTGGCCGGCCGACAGGCGAAGGCCAGGATCGTGATCCGGGCCGCGATCCTGCTCGTGGTGGGCACCGCGCTGGCGATGACCGACTTCGGCGGCGGCGTCATCATCAACTACTACGCGGTGTACTTCCTGCTGGCCCTGCCCCTGCTGCGGCTGCGGGCCAGGACCCTCGCGACCATCGCGGTCGCGCTCGCGGTCATCGCGCCGCAGGTGGCGTACTGCCTGCGGGCGCTGCTCAGCGAATCGATCGTGAACACCATCGACTCCTACGACCCGATCGCGCGCCTCTCCGGCGTGGGCGTGCTCGACTTCCTGCTCACCGGCTTCTACCCGGCGATCACCTGGATGACGTTCGTGGTCACCGGCATGGCGCTGGGCCGGCTTGATCTGTCCTCGAGCGCGGTGCGGCGGCGGCTGGCCATGGTCGGACCCGCGCTGATCGCGTTCGGATACGGCCTCTCGTGGTTGGCGCTCCGGTGGACCGGCGGCGCCAAGGAGATCGCGGCCGGGATGCCCGGCATGGAGGACTTCGACGTCCTCAAAGACCTCGGTGCCATGCAGGATCCCGGCATGGCAGAGGGAGGCTTCGACCTGCCGGTCGGCAGTGGGCTGTGGGGCCCCGACGCATGGGGGCTGCTGGCGGCCGAGCCACACAGCGGTTCCACGTTCGACGTCGTCGGCTGCCTGGGAGTCGCGATCACCGTGATCCTGTGCCTGACGGTGGCCGTGGACCGGCTGCCGGTGCTGCGCCGACTGGCCGCGCCGGTCATCGCCGTCGGCACCATGTCCCTGACCCTGTACGTGAGCCACATCCTGGTGATCCTCGCCCTGCCTGGCGAAGCCGTGACCCCACCGCAGTCCGCCTCCTTCGAGCTGCTGCTGTGCTTCGTCGTCGGAGCCACCCTGTTCGCGGCGATCTGGTCCCGCTTCTTCCACCGCGGACCGCTGGAGTACCTCCTCAACACCACCACCAAACTGGCGAACCGCGTCCGCTGA
- a CDS encoding type II toxin-antitoxin system VapB family antitoxin yields MSRTVIDLDDEALEEAAKELGTTTKRETINTALREVTARHRRLRALDEARELVTDGALDMDLLLDKSKYRPASTADAASDTGAHE; encoded by the coding sequence GTGAGCCGTACCGTGATCGACCTCGACGACGAGGCCTTGGAAGAAGCAGCCAAGGAACTCGGCACCACCACCAAGCGCGAGACCATCAACACCGCCCTGCGGGAAGTCACGGCCCGTCACCGGCGTCTGCGCGCGCTCGACGAAGCCCGCGAGCTGGTGACCGACGGCGCGCTGGACATGGACCTTCTCCTGGACAAGAGCAAGTACCGGCCAGCGAGCACAGCCGACGCCGCCTCCGACACCGGAGCGCATGAGTGA